CGGGGCCCGCCGGTCCATCGGCGTGGACCGCTACGCCGCCGCCACCCCGGAGCAGATCCAGCGGCTGGTGGCCATGGCGGAGCGAGCCCTGGAAGGCGGCGCCATGGCCGTCTCCTTCAGCCTGGAGTACTACCCCAACCAGCAGCCCGACGAAGTGCTGGCCTTGGTGGAAGTGGCCGCCCGCTACGGCGTGCCCGCCATTTTCCACGTGCGCTATTCCACCATGTACGGCGATGGGGGCAACAATTTCGACGCCCTGGAAGAAGTGCTGGGCTATGCCCGGGCTACGGGGGCGGCCATCCATATCGGCCACCTCCACAGCACCGGCGGGACCTTCTCCATGCCCGAATCTCTGGCCATGCTGGAAGAAGCCCGCCGGGAAGGCATCGACGTCACCGCCGATGTGTACTCATACCACTATTGGGCCACCAACCTCAGCTCCGCCCGCTTCGCCCCGGGCTGGCAGGAACGTTTCCAGATCGACTACAGCGACCTGCAATTGGTTTGCACCAGCGAGCGCATGACCGCCGAATCCTTCGCCCGCAACCGGGCGGCGGGCGGCGTGCTGGCCGTGGCCTACGCCATGCCCGAGGAAGAACTGCCCATGGCCCTGCAGGCCGACTTCGTCATGCTGGGCAGCGACGGCATCCTGGAGCCGGGCCCGCCGGGCAAGGCCGACGGCTGCAACAACCACCCCCGGGGAGCGGGCAACTACGCCCGGCTGCTGGGCAAGTACGTGCGGGAAGAAAAAACTTTGTCCCTCATGGACGCCCTGGCCAAAATGTCGTTGCTGCCGGCCCAGCGGTTTGAGGCCCGGGTGCCCGACCTGGCCCGCAAAGGCCGCCTGCAGGAAGGCATGGATGCCGACATCGTCATCTTCGACCCCGACACGGTGACGGACTTGGCCACGGTGGAGGCGCCGGCCCGCTTTTCCGCCGGCATCCATTACGTCCTGGTCAACGGCCAGGTGGTATTGGATGAAGACGGCCTCCACCGGGATGTGCGCCCCGGTCGACCGCTGCGGGCCCGCTTTGATTAATGGCCACCTAATCGGGGCATCCTCACCATGAAACGGGTGAGGTGCCGACTATGGCCAGCACAGAAGGTATCGTCGCAAACCGAGGAATAGAGCCGCCTCCGGCCATCGCCG
The Sphingobacteriaceae bacterium DNA segment above includes these coding regions:
- a CDS encoding amidohydrolase family protein, with product GARRSIGVDRYAAATPEQIQRLVAMAERALEGGAMAVSFSLEYYPNQQPDEVLALVEVAARYGVPAIFHVRYSTMYGDGGNNFDALEEVLGYARATGAAIHIGHLHSTGGTFSMPESLAMLEEARREGIDVTADVYSYHYWATNLSSARFAPGWQERFQIDYSDLQLVCTSERMTAESFARNRAAGGVLAVAYAMPEEELPMALQADFVMLGSDGILEPGPPGKADGCNNHPRGAGNYARLLGKYVREEKTLSLMDALAKMSLLPAQRFEARVPDLARKGRLQEGMDADIVIFDPDTVTDLATVEAPARFSAGIHYVLVNGQVVLDEDGLHRDVRPGRPLRARFD